The nucleotide sequence CGAAACGATATATTCTATCTGCTTGTCCCCATTGAGATCTCCCTTAGCTAACGCATTGAGTTGATCCTTACTTTTGATTTTGGACAAGCTCTCTTCAAATGCTTTGTCGAAGAACGTTTCACTGCCATTAATTAATACTCTGGTAACCTCGCGCTTCTTCCTGTCGCTCAAAACTTTAACAACAACCGAATGTTCGCTATCTACCAGCTCATAGTTCCAATATCCGTTCTCCTGCGCTATCTGTTCAATTAAGGCATTGAAGCTTCCTTCGTTTTCCTCTTTTATCTCATACGGGAACACAACATAGAAGATTGGATATGTTCTCTTCTGAGCTAATTCTAACCGCGTCACCTTTACTTTGTACGCTTCGAAAACCTTGTTCACCGGATGATTCCATGTCGTTAAGTCGACCGTCTCTACGCTGCTTGTTTCTTTTCCAACCGCAAGTGGAGCAACCCCAGTCGTACCAACTAACACTCCTAACATAATACATAGAAACCACTTCATCACTTGCCTCCTCCTTTTCTAAACTTTTGCGTGTACTAAGGAGCTGATTAATTTATTGATGTGTCTACTCATTCTGTTAATAGACTAAATATACACTAAATTGATTTTCTTATTTAAGATTTGGGAAAATATTTAGGAACAAAATTCCCTTTGGCATGAAGAGTTGCTGTGGTAGTCAACAACTGGCACTTCTAAGACCGTTTCGCGGTCTTGCAGCATGTGATGGAGCTAGTTTGGCACTTCTAAGACCATTTTCGGTCTTGCAGCATGTGACGGAGCTAGTTTGGCACTTCTTAGACCGTTTCGCGGTCTTGCAGCATGTGACGGAGCTTGTTTGGTGCTTGTAAGACCGTTTCGCGGTCTTGCAGCATGTGACGGAGCCAGTTTGGTGCTTCTAAGACCGTTTCGCGGTCTTGCAGCATGTGACGGAGCCAGTTTGGCACTTCTAAGACCGTTTCGCGGTCTTGCAGCATGTGACGGAGCTTGTTTGGTGCTTGTAAGACCGTTTCGCGGTCTTGCAGCTTGTACTTACAAAAAAAAGACACCTTTTTAGGTGCCGCAAAATGTTCTATATGGTTGAGACGATTTTGAAGGTGGTGTCATATAATCAGCTTGTTCAGGCGAATTCTCGTATGGATGCGATATTGCAACCAGAAGTCGCTCCATCACGCTGTAGTCCCCTTGCTCCACCGCTGCCTGAAGCGCCTCTTCAACACGATGGTTACGCGGGATGATTGTCGGATTGCTGCTGCGCATGAGATTGCGAGAGTCTTCCGCAGATTGCTGCTGCCTGCTCAGTCTGGCCTGCCAAAGCCCACGCCACCTTGTAAAATCCTCTGAGCGATACAGGAGCGAATCTCCCCGATCGTCACTCGACTCGTCTCCCCTCTCAACTCTCATCTCATTGACGGATAGTTCACGAAAAGTATTCGTGTAATCCGCCCGATACTTCTGCAGCATCGCTAGAAGTTCTTCGATTAGAGCCGCATCCTCTGGCTCCTCGTTAAATATCCCGAGCTTCGATCTCATACCTGTAAGCCAATTAGCTGAATATAACTGGGCAAATTGAGCTAACGCATTCTCGGCAATCGCAATCGCTTCCGTTTCATCGGAGTGCAACAGAGGTAGCAACGCTTCGGCAAATCTCGCAAGATTCCAACCGGCAATTGGAGGCTGATTCCCATAAGCATAGCGACCCTGTGTATCGATTGAGCTAAATACCGTTGCTGGATCATAGTCATCCATGAAGGCACACGGGCCATAATCTATCGTTTCCCCACTTAACGCCATATTATCTGTATTCATGACCCCATGTATGAAACCAACCAATTGCCATTTTGCAATGAGCTCAGCCTGTCTTTTAATGACTTCGTGGAGCAACGAAAGATAGCGGTTATCATCAGTCTCGATGTAGGGATAATGTCTTTGTATCGTATAGTCGGCAAGCGTGCGTAGTTGCTCTACATTACCCCAATTTGCTGCGTATTGGAATGTACCGACGCGCAGATGGCTGGATGCTACGCGGGTCAGAATGGCTCCTGGCAGTTGGTCCTCACGATAGATCAATTCGCCTGTTGCAACCACCGCTAAACTACGAGTCGTCGGAATACCTAGCGCATGCATCGCTTCACTAATGATGTATTCACGAAGCATCGGCCCCAGCGCTGCTCGGCCATCACCTCGACGGGAATATGGCGTTGGACCTGAACCTTTCAGCTGAATATCAACCCTTTTACCTTGAGGAGTTACCTGTTCTCCGAGCAAAAGTGCCCGACCGTCTCCTAGCATGTTGAAATGTCCAAATTGATGTCCCGCATACGCTTGAGCTAAAGGAGATGCACCTTCGGGAATCCTATTTCCCCCAAAGACTGCTACTCCCTCATCACTTCGCAATGCTGTAATATCGAGTCCTAAGTCTCCTGCCAACTGATCATTCAATATGCACAGTTGCGGTGAACGTACTGTCTTCGGATTGAGCCGTGTGTACATTATTTCCGGCAAACGAGCATAGCTATTGTCAAAGTTCCATCCCGCTCCCATTTATCTTCATCCCCTTCGTTCCGACTTCTCATCCCTACAAGGTCGTTTATCTTAAGAATACCATTATGAATTTAATACTGCATCGACCATCCATCGTGATCATCTTTTGTATGTACATATTCTTTTATTCACCACATAAGCAAAAGCTTCTTCGGCATCCTTAGAGGAAGCTTTCCTGGCACAATAAAAGCGTGTAGGAACCTTCATCGTCTTTGTAGACCATGATGGTGCTTACACGCTTTTTTTGTACGCTGAGTACAGCGGTGATTTTATGCTTTAATCAAGCAAAACCAAGCTTTTAGCGAATTGTGAACAATGCTTTTGACCAAGGAATGACTTGATCTAACATTTGATTCACTGAATCCGCTTGAACAGCTGCTGGCTTAAAGACTGTACCGTTCTCAAAGTCTGTGAATAATGATAATGCTGGGTGAACACGAACATCTGCAATTAATAACTCACCCATAATGCCACGCAAATGTTCTGCTGCACGTGCACCACCTACTGAACCATAAGATACGATACCTGCTGCTTTGTTGTTCCACTCTGCGCGAAGATAATCTAATGCATTCTTCAATGCACCGGTGATGGAATGGTTATATTCTTGAACGATGAATACGAATCCGTCGCAGCCTGCAATTTTTTCAGACCATGCTGTCACATTCGATGCATCACCACCAGCTTCACCTAATAATGGTAGTTTGTAATCTGCAATATCAATGATCTCGTAATTTGCATCACCGCGTTTGTCTGCTAACTCTTTAACCCATGCCCCTACTTGTGGACTTACTCTTCCTTCACGTGTTGAACCTAGAATAATACCTATTTTTAATTTAGCCATTGTTTGTTCATCCTCTTTCTTTGCTCCAAATAATTTACTTATAATACCCATAGCTATTGATTCACCTCCTGGCTTAATAAGCTGCACTGATCATTTCGATTCAGTACTCTAAGTTTATTAACTATACTTTTGATAGTTAAATTATATTATTAAGTAACTGGTAAATCAACGGTAAAATATTCCAAGCGTTTAGAGCCTAGGACAAAAAGAGAAAGGCCACAATTAGCTCACTAAGCTACTCGGGCCTTCCTCTATCCATTAATCAAGCTCTAGACTCTTCGAGAAACTATTTCATCTATAAAGCATTGTAGCGTGCTCGATATATAGGAATCTTTGCGCCAAATAAAGATAGTCGTAATTTCATGATAGGGTTCAGGTACGCTATGACAAAACACGGTGCCATTAGCAACCAAATCGGAAATCGATGATTCCGGAATAATCGTGATACCTATTCCTGCAGCTACGCTACCTATAATCGTCCCGAACGTTCCGAATTCCATGATCTGTTTCGGGATTATTCCCTCAGTCTTCATCCAGCTTTCCAGTCTTTCGCGATATCCGCAACCTTTATTGTATAGCAGTAGCGGCCTCTTTGTTATTTCATCTATAGAAAAGGATTCCTCCTTTGTTACAAGTACTAGCTTTTCTTGAATAACCTCAACCTGCTCGATTAATGGATGCCTGATGGGCCCAGTAACAAAAGCTCCATCCAGTTTCATATCAATCATTTGTTGTAACAAATGATCGGTAACCCCGGTTTTTAATGATAATTCAACATTGGGGTACTTGCTATAGTAAGAGGATAAGATGCCTGGTAGAGCATTCACTGTCTCCACGATCCCGATTTCTAGAATACCGGTGGGGTTCGACTTATCTTCGAATATGTGTTTCATTTCCTCCATTCTCGACAAGATCTCCCTCGAATGTTCCAACAACCGCTTACCTTCCGGATTTAAGATCATCCCTCGCTTATGCCGATAGAACAATGGCGTCCGAAGCTCTTTCTCCAGCAGCTTTATTCTTGCTGTTACATTGGATTGAACGTAGTTTAGCTCCAATGCGGCTTTACTGACACTTCCGTGTGTAGCAACTGTCTGAAAAATTTTCAAATCATTAAATTCCAATTGAACCCCTCTTCTGCTCTTTAATACGTATACATCTCGTGTCAGGTATCATTATAAATGATGATTTAATCAATTTTCAATCATTTTATCTTAGTCCTCTGCTCTCCTATAATGAATGATATATAACGTGTTGGCAGCTTCATGCTAGAGAAAGAGAGATTCCATGCTAAAAAAACAAATCATCCTAGGGTCCCTTCTGTGCTTGATCGCAAGCATGTCATGGGGGGCTATGTTTCCCGTTGCACACATTGCAATGCAGCAAATTGATCCATTTTACTTTTCGTTTATCCGTTATTTCACTGTTGCTGTCATTCTCAGCGTGTTGCTTTGGATGAAAGAGGGAAGAGCGTCATTTCGTCTCGATGGAAAGGGTAAGACATTATTGTTTTTGGGAACGATGGCATTTACGGTCTATAACATGGCCGT is from Candidatus Cohnella colombiensis and encodes:
- a CDS encoding YdiU family protein, which gives rise to MGAGWNFDNSYARLPEIMYTRLNPKTVRSPQLCILNDQLAGDLGLDITALRSDEGVAVFGGNRIPEGASPLAQAYAGHQFGHFNMLGDGRALLLGEQVTPQGKRVDIQLKGSGPTPYSRRGDGRAALGPMLREYIISEAMHALGIPTTRSLAVVATGELIYREDQLPGAILTRVASSHLRVGTFQYAANWGNVEQLRTLADYTIQRHYPYIETDDNRYLSLLHEVIKRQAELIAKWQLVGFIHGVMNTDNMALSGETIDYGPCAFMDDYDPATVFSSIDTQGRYAYGNQPPIAGWNLARFAEALLPLLHSDETEAIAIAENALAQFAQLYSANWLTGMRSKLGIFNEEPEDAALIEELLAMLQKYRADYTNTFRELSVNEMRVERGDESSDDRGDSLLYRSEDFTRWRGLWQARLSRQQQSAEDSRNLMRSSNPTIIPRNHRVEEALQAAVEQGDYSVMERLLVAISHPYENSPEQADYMTPPSKSSQPYRTFCGT
- a CDS encoding NAD(P)H-dependent oxidoreductase, translating into MGIISKLFGAKKEDEQTMAKLKIGIILGSTREGRVSPQVGAWVKELADKRGDANYEIIDIADYKLPLLGEAGGDASNVTAWSEKIAGCDGFVFIVQEYNHSITGALKNALDYLRAEWNNKAAGIVSYGSVGGARAAEHLRGIMGELLIADVRVHPALSLFTDFENGTVFKPAAVQADSVNQMLDQVIPWSKALFTIR
- a CDS encoding LysR family transcriptional regulator, yielding MEFNDLKIFQTVATHGSVSKAALELNYVQSNVTARIKLLEKELRTPLFYRHKRGMILNPEGKRLLEHSREILSRMEEMKHIFEDKSNPTGILEIGIVETVNALPGILSSYYSKYPNVELSLKTGVTDHLLQQMIDMKLDGAFVTGPIRHPLIEQVEVIQEKLVLVTKEESFSIDEITKRPLLLYNKGCGYRERLESWMKTEGIIPKQIMEFGTFGTIIGSVAAGIGITIIPESSISDLVANGTVFCHSVPEPYHEITTIFIWRKDSYISSTLQCFIDEIVSRRV